In the genome of Tachysurus vachellii isolate PV-2020 chromosome 9, HZAU_Pvac_v1, whole genome shotgun sequence, one region contains:
- the ddx11 gene encoding ATP-dependent DNA helicase DDX11 isoform X2 produces MEHDNVVSRFPFPFKPYPIQERFMAALYDTLEQGKVGVFESPTGTGKSLSLICGALTWLKDWEEKKRQEAAKLLELAVSTSADGGEKYGDGITVEKKGSSADGELDWVTDFVQKRADREMVNKLKDEELKRKRREARLELIRHNAQLKYAMKRKNSETEKLTQFSKRDTGSEEGPDEDEDDGLIVADYESDEDATPKIRLCDDDSDDDDLEEEHVTKIYYCSRTHSQLAQFVHEVQKSPYRDTVSLVNLGSRQNLCINPEVARLGTVQLINDRCMELQKNKHDNQSKVDMEPKRRRGAGKATCTFAGYEKMMAMRDEVLASVRDIEQLVQHGRDTHTCPYYSTRLAIPAAQMVVLPYQSLLHAATRKASGIKLKDQIVIIDEAHNLADTITALHSAEVNGAQLCRAHSQLSQYCDRYRSRLKAKNLMYIKQILFVLEGLVRTLGGKVGMNPVAQSTQPGTELLTINDFLFRAQIDNINLFKVQRYFEKSLISRKLFGFSEKYEGGGGSTHTSFMNKENRRTEGLGRFLQGLQSKATDPVVHQGSVEDRPVMTSPLMLVESFLFALSNANKDGRVVMDKQAFLAQSSVKFLMLNAAVHFAQVLQECRAVIIAGGTMQPVSDFKEQLLLSAGVPNERITQFSCGHVIPPENILPIILCTGPSGKELEFTFQTRDTPQMMEETGRVLSNLCNVVPGGVVCFFPSYEYERRIVAHWESNGVLQRLAAKKKIFQEPKKASQVEQVLSEYSKCIQRCSNAGGGQSGALLFSVVGGKMSEGINFSDDLGRCIVMVGMPYPNIKSPELQEKMAYLDKHMPHLDGRSPGKALIENLCMKAVNQSIGRAIRHRGDYACIVLCDRRYARTGTLQKLPEWIRSSTHTHSTFGPAFASIRKFFLEKRQTQH; encoded by the exons ATGGAGCACGATAACGTCGTGAGTCGCTTCCCGTTCCCCTTTAAGCCGTATCCGATCCAGGAGCGCTTCATGGCGGCGCTGTACGACACGCTCGAGCAGGGCAAAGTGGGCGTGTTCGAGAGCCCCACCGGCACG GGGAAATCTCTGAGTCTGATCTGTGGAGCGCTGACATGGCTGAAGGACTGGGAGGAGAAGAAACGACAAGAAGCTGCGAAGCTCCTGGAGCTCGCGGTGAGCACGAGCGCAG ATGGAGGAGAAAAATATGGAGACGGAATCACAGTGGAGAAGAAAGGGAGCAGCGCTGACGGAGAGTTGGACTGGGTTACAGACTTTGTGCAGAAAAGAGCAGACAGGGAGATGGTGAACAAATTAAAG GATGAAGAATTgaaaagaaagaggagagaagcTCGACTTGAGCTAATCAGACACAACGCTCAGCTTAAATACGCCATGAAGAGAAAA AATAGCGAGACAGAAAAGTTGACACAGTTCAGTAAGCGGGACACAGGATCAGAAGAAGGACCCGACGAAGACGAAGACGACGGGCTCATAGTTGCGGATTATGAAAGCGATGAAGACGCCACACCCAAAatcag GCTATGTGACGATGACAGCGATGACGACGACCTGGAAGAGGAACACGTCACTAAG ATTTATTACTGCAGCCGTACACACTCGCAGCTCGCCCAGTTCGTTCACGAAGTGCAGAAGAGTCCGTACAGAGACACGGTCAGCTTGGTTAATCTTGGGTCTAGACAg AATCTGTGCATTAATCCAGAGGTGGCACGACTGGGGACCGTTCAGTTGATCAACGATCGCTGTATGGAgctccaaaaaaataaacatg ATAATCAAAGCAAGGTGGACATGGAGCCTAAACGCCGCCGCGGTGCCGGCAAAGCGACCTGCACCTTTGCAGGTTACGAGAAGATGATGGCGATGCGAGACGAGGTCTTGGCAAGTGTCAGAGACATCGAGCAGCTCGTGCAGCACGgacgagacacacacacgtgccctTATTACAGCACACGGCTGGCCATTCCTGCAgcccag ATGGTGGTGTTACCGTATCAGTCGCTCCTTCATGCCGCGACTCGCAAGGCCTCCGGTATTAAACTGAAGGATCAGATCGTCATTATTGACGAGGCTCACAACCTCGCAGACACCATCACGGCACTGCACAGCGCAGAGGTCAATGGCGCACAG ctGTGCAGGGCTCACTCACAGCTCTCTCAGTACTGCGACCGTTACAG GAGCCGCCTGAAGGCCAAGAATCTGATGTATATCAAGCAAATCCTGTTTGTGCTGGAGGGGCTGGTGCGCACACTTGGag GGAAGGTGGGCATGAATCCTGTGGCTCAGAGCACTCAGCCtg GAACCGAACTGTTAACCATTAATGACTTCCTGTTCAGAGCGCAGATAGACAACATCAACCTGTTCAAG GTGCAGAGATATTTTGAGAAGAGTCTGATCAGCAGAAAG ttgtttgGATTTTCTGAGAAGTACGAAGGGGGCGgtggaagcacacacacaagctttatGAATAAGGAGAATCGCAGAACTGAAGGACTTGGCCGCTTCTTACAGGGCCTTCAGAGCAAAGCTACAG atCCTGTCGTCCATCAGGGTTCAGTAGAAGACAGACCAGTTATGACATCTCCTTTGATGCTTGTGGAAAGTTTCCTTTTCGCTCTCTCCAACGCCAACAAAGATGGAAGGGTGGTGATGGACAAACAAG CGTTCCTGGCTCAGAGTAGTGTAAAGTTTCTTATGCTGAATGCAGCAGTTCATTTTGCACAAGTTCTCCAAGAATGCAGGGCCGTTATAATCGCCGGGGGAACCATGCAGCct GTCTCAGACTTTAAGGAGCAGCTTCTCCTGTCAGCTGGAGTTCCTAATGAGCGCATTACACAGTTTTCATGTG GTCATGTAATCCCTCCAGAGAATATTCTACCCATAATCCTCTGCACTGGACCGTCTGGAAAGGAGCTGGAGTTTACCTTCCAGACCAGAGATACACCCCAgatg atggaGGAGACGGGCCGCGTTCTGTCCAACCTGTGCAATGTGGTTCCAGGAGGCGTGGTCTGTTTCTTCCCATCCTATGAGTATGAGAGGAGAATTGTGGCACACTGGGAGAGTAACGGAGTCCTGCAGCGACTTGCAGCCAAGAAGAAG attttccAGGAACCAAAGAAAGCCAGTCAGGTGGAGCAGGTGCTGTCTGAGTACTCCAAGTGCatccag CGATGCAGTAATGCTGGAGGTGGCCAGTCGGGGGCGCTGTTATTCTCTGTGGTTGGAGGAAAGATGAGTGAAGGGATTAACTTCTCAGATGATCTGGGCAG atGTATAGTGATGGTCGGAATGCCGTATCCCAACATCAAATCACCTGAACTTCAGGAGAAAATGGCATATTTAGATAAGCACATG ccGCATTTGGATGGCAGAAGTCCAGGGAAGGCTTTAATTGAAAATCTGTGCATGAAGGCTGTGAACCAGTCAATAG GCAGGGCGATTCGTCACAGAGGAGATTACGCCTGTATCGTGTTGTGTGACCGGCGCTACGCTCGCACCGGTACACTGCAGAAGCTTCCAGAGTGGATCCgaagcagcacacacactcacagcaccTTCGGACCGGCCTTCGCCAGCATTAGGAAG TTTTTCCTGGAGAAGCGACAAACGCAGCACTGA
- the ddx11 gene encoding ATP-dependent DNA helicase DDX11 isoform X1, producing MEHDNVVSRFPFPFKPYPIQERFMAALYDTLEQGKVGVFESPTGTGKSLSLICGALTWLKDWEEKKRQEAAKLLELAVSTSAVDGGEKYGDGITVEKKGSSADGELDWVTDFVQKRADREMVNKLKDEELKRKRREARLELIRHNAQLKYAMKRKNSETEKLTQFSKRDTGSEEGPDEDEDDGLIVADYESDEDATPKIRLCDDDSDDDDLEEEHVTKIYYCSRTHSQLAQFVHEVQKSPYRDTVSLVNLGSRQNLCINPEVARLGTVQLINDRCMELQKNKHDNQSKVDMEPKRRRGAGKATCTFAGYEKMMAMRDEVLASVRDIEQLVQHGRDTHTCPYYSTRLAIPAAQMVVLPYQSLLHAATRKASGIKLKDQIVIIDEAHNLADTITALHSAEVNGAQLCRAHSQLSQYCDRYRSRLKAKNLMYIKQILFVLEGLVRTLGGKVGMNPVAQSTQPGTELLTINDFLFRAQIDNINLFKVQRYFEKSLISRKLFGFSEKYEGGGGSTHTSFMNKENRRTEGLGRFLQGLQSKATDPVVHQGSVEDRPVMTSPLMLVESFLFALSNANKDGRVVMDKQAFLAQSSVKFLMLNAAVHFAQVLQECRAVIIAGGTMQPVSDFKEQLLLSAGVPNERITQFSCGHVIPPENILPIILCTGPSGKELEFTFQTRDTPQMMEETGRVLSNLCNVVPGGVVCFFPSYEYERRIVAHWESNGVLQRLAAKKKIFQEPKKASQVEQVLSEYSKCIQRCSNAGGGQSGALLFSVVGGKMSEGINFSDDLGRCIVMVGMPYPNIKSPELQEKMAYLDKHMPHLDGRSPGKALIENLCMKAVNQSIGRAIRHRGDYACIVLCDRRYARTGTLQKLPEWIRSSTHTHSTFGPAFASIRKFFLEKRQTQH from the exons ATGGAGCACGATAACGTCGTGAGTCGCTTCCCGTTCCCCTTTAAGCCGTATCCGATCCAGGAGCGCTTCATGGCGGCGCTGTACGACACGCTCGAGCAGGGCAAAGTGGGCGTGTTCGAGAGCCCCACCGGCACG GGGAAATCTCTGAGTCTGATCTGTGGAGCGCTGACATGGCTGAAGGACTGGGAGGAGAAGAAACGACAAGAAGCTGCGAAGCTCCTGGAGCTCGCGGTGAGCACGAGCGCAG TAGATGGAGGAGAAAAATATGGAGACGGAATCACAGTGGAGAAGAAAGGGAGCAGCGCTGACGGAGAGTTGGACTGGGTTACAGACTTTGTGCAGAAAAGAGCAGACAGGGAGATGGTGAACAAATTAAAG GATGAAGAATTgaaaagaaagaggagagaagcTCGACTTGAGCTAATCAGACACAACGCTCAGCTTAAATACGCCATGAAGAGAAAA AATAGCGAGACAGAAAAGTTGACACAGTTCAGTAAGCGGGACACAGGATCAGAAGAAGGACCCGACGAAGACGAAGACGACGGGCTCATAGTTGCGGATTATGAAAGCGATGAAGACGCCACACCCAAAatcag GCTATGTGACGATGACAGCGATGACGACGACCTGGAAGAGGAACACGTCACTAAG ATTTATTACTGCAGCCGTACACACTCGCAGCTCGCCCAGTTCGTTCACGAAGTGCAGAAGAGTCCGTACAGAGACACGGTCAGCTTGGTTAATCTTGGGTCTAGACAg AATCTGTGCATTAATCCAGAGGTGGCACGACTGGGGACCGTTCAGTTGATCAACGATCGCTGTATGGAgctccaaaaaaataaacatg ATAATCAAAGCAAGGTGGACATGGAGCCTAAACGCCGCCGCGGTGCCGGCAAAGCGACCTGCACCTTTGCAGGTTACGAGAAGATGATGGCGATGCGAGACGAGGTCTTGGCAAGTGTCAGAGACATCGAGCAGCTCGTGCAGCACGgacgagacacacacacgtgccctTATTACAGCACACGGCTGGCCATTCCTGCAgcccag ATGGTGGTGTTACCGTATCAGTCGCTCCTTCATGCCGCGACTCGCAAGGCCTCCGGTATTAAACTGAAGGATCAGATCGTCATTATTGACGAGGCTCACAACCTCGCAGACACCATCACGGCACTGCACAGCGCAGAGGTCAATGGCGCACAG ctGTGCAGGGCTCACTCACAGCTCTCTCAGTACTGCGACCGTTACAG GAGCCGCCTGAAGGCCAAGAATCTGATGTATATCAAGCAAATCCTGTTTGTGCTGGAGGGGCTGGTGCGCACACTTGGag GGAAGGTGGGCATGAATCCTGTGGCTCAGAGCACTCAGCCtg GAACCGAACTGTTAACCATTAATGACTTCCTGTTCAGAGCGCAGATAGACAACATCAACCTGTTCAAG GTGCAGAGATATTTTGAGAAGAGTCTGATCAGCAGAAAG ttgtttgGATTTTCTGAGAAGTACGAAGGGGGCGgtggaagcacacacacaagctttatGAATAAGGAGAATCGCAGAACTGAAGGACTTGGCCGCTTCTTACAGGGCCTTCAGAGCAAAGCTACAG atCCTGTCGTCCATCAGGGTTCAGTAGAAGACAGACCAGTTATGACATCTCCTTTGATGCTTGTGGAAAGTTTCCTTTTCGCTCTCTCCAACGCCAACAAAGATGGAAGGGTGGTGATGGACAAACAAG CGTTCCTGGCTCAGAGTAGTGTAAAGTTTCTTATGCTGAATGCAGCAGTTCATTTTGCACAAGTTCTCCAAGAATGCAGGGCCGTTATAATCGCCGGGGGAACCATGCAGCct GTCTCAGACTTTAAGGAGCAGCTTCTCCTGTCAGCTGGAGTTCCTAATGAGCGCATTACACAGTTTTCATGTG GTCATGTAATCCCTCCAGAGAATATTCTACCCATAATCCTCTGCACTGGACCGTCTGGAAAGGAGCTGGAGTTTACCTTCCAGACCAGAGATACACCCCAgatg atggaGGAGACGGGCCGCGTTCTGTCCAACCTGTGCAATGTGGTTCCAGGAGGCGTGGTCTGTTTCTTCCCATCCTATGAGTATGAGAGGAGAATTGTGGCACACTGGGAGAGTAACGGAGTCCTGCAGCGACTTGCAGCCAAGAAGAAG attttccAGGAACCAAAGAAAGCCAGTCAGGTGGAGCAGGTGCTGTCTGAGTACTCCAAGTGCatccag CGATGCAGTAATGCTGGAGGTGGCCAGTCGGGGGCGCTGTTATTCTCTGTGGTTGGAGGAAAGATGAGTGAAGGGATTAACTTCTCAGATGATCTGGGCAG atGTATAGTGATGGTCGGAATGCCGTATCCCAACATCAAATCACCTGAACTTCAGGAGAAAATGGCATATTTAGATAAGCACATG ccGCATTTGGATGGCAGAAGTCCAGGGAAGGCTTTAATTGAAAATCTGTGCATGAAGGCTGTGAACCAGTCAATAG GCAGGGCGATTCGTCACAGAGGAGATTACGCCTGTATCGTGTTGTGTGACCGGCGCTACGCTCGCACCGGTACACTGCAGAAGCTTCCAGAGTGGATCCgaagcagcacacacactcacagcaccTTCGGACCGGCCTTCGCCAGCATTAGGAAG TTTTTCCTGGAGAAGCGACAAACGCAGCACTGA